The Aspergillus fumigatus Af293 chromosome 3, whole genome shotgun sequence region GTCGAGAGTATATCTCCGGCAAGTGTGTCGCCCCTGGAAGATTCAGAGTACCTCACGACGGAAACCGCCGCCGTCAACTCGGCTACGAGAACTGCAGGCCATCGCCAGAGATCCAGCTCCGGCGGAGACCAGCGGCCGCAGCCCAGCAAGCTATCCATCCCCGCTATGAAGGCGGATGCTTCGTCTCAAGTCTCACCTGCAGACTCGGATGAATTCTTTACAGCCGCCAACACCCCTGCGGTGCCGTCGGAGGATCCTAAGACGCCACAGATCATCGAGGACATTGCTGAATGCTCTGACGACGACTCATCAGGTGGCCCCTCGAGCTCTGATCGAGATCAAGCAAAGCGACTGTTCGATAGTCAAGACCAAGTGGTAGGCAATGAGCCCGCTGCTGCCTGGCTTGGCGATCCTGGTCGTGCTTCTATCAGAGCGGCATACATGGAGCTCTTTGACTGGTCAAACATGAACATTCTTGCAGCGCTACGAAGCCTTTGTACCCGCCTAGTGCTCAAGGGCGAGACGCAACAGGTAGACCGAGTGCTGGATGCTTTCTCGACTAGATGGTGCCAGTGTAATCCACGAcatggcttcaaagctgtcGGTACGTTCACTTTCCCTTCACCTTCCATCACAGAATATATTTCAGATCTAACTCAAGACCAGATGTTGTCCACACTATCTGCTATTCTTTGCTACTCTTGAACACAGATCTTCACCTGGCCGATATTGAGCAGAAGATGACAAAGAACCAGTTTGTTCGGAACACAATGCCGACGATTCGTCGGGTTGCTGTGGAAGCAGCTCCGGACGGATTCGAAACCTCCCGACCTGTTAATCGATCGAAACTGTCCACGCAAGAGTCGGCTTCGTCGCCCGGCCCCTCGCAGCAGAACTCGTCCAACAATCCCGAGGCGTCTAATGCAGATACAGATCGGCCGAGTCACCCTCCCCACAAGCTTGTTAATCGGTTGTCTCGAACCGATCTTTCGATCAAATTGTCGGGTGATCCTGAAAGCGACGTCGGCCCGTTGGTCAATGCGCCATTCAATGGTTCAATGAGGCTATGGGAGCAACAGGTGGAGACTGTGCTGAGAGACTTCTACTCCTCGGTCCAGAAGCAAAAGCTCCCGCTCCATGGCGCAGCAACTGATAAGGATGGCCCGCAACCCCAGTCAAGTAACCTACTCGGCCCTGGCACCAACCATCATGGTCTGCGGAGAAGCCCAAGCACAATCAGCAAGAGCGGCTCTGACATCTTCCCTCGCGGTCGGTCGGCTGATTCTCGCTATGGAACAGCGCGATGGTCTTCCAAACCGCGCTCCCGGGCTAGATTGTATCCTCCGTCGACGATGGGGTCCAGCCGAACCAGCTTGGATGACCAGTCGTCTCTCTGGAGTCCGTCTGCCTCTAGTACGTGGAGTAAATACTCTCTCGGTAAATTGACTTCCGCGTCTGTCGATTCTTTCGGCTCGGATTATCCGCGTGGGGATTATCAACAGTCGATTGGGTTCGCGAACGCACTCAGCCAAGCGATCATCCGAGAGGATTCTGCGCACTCCATCACGAGtgtggaagaggaaggcaCAGCTCATCTTCTGGAGGATGAGACTCTACAACTGGCCGGGGCGCCGTGGGCCAAAGAGGGGAGCCTCAAACACAAGCAACACCTGGATTCGGTCGACAAGAGGGCCAAGGATCGTAATTGGAATGAATGCTTCGCTGTGATTCAGCAAGGCTGGATGCGTCTGTTCTCGTTCAGCAACGCGGCGAAGACGCCGCGCCAGAAACCCAAACAGCGTCCCCATGGAGGGGTTGTGGTGGGGGGTGGAAACTGGACAGAAAATGCCCAGGAGCTGTGGAAATTCCTTCTGCGGCACACAATTGCTAGTGCACTCCCGCCCCCAGGCTATTCCAAGTCACGCCCACACGTCTGGGCATTGAGTTTGCCGACAGGCGCCGTTCACTTGTTTCAGGCGGGCACACCCGAGATTGTCCGGGAATTCGTCTCATCCGCCAACTACTGGAGCGCGAGGTTGTCTAAGGAGCCTCTAGTCGGAGGAATCAGTAACATTGAGTACGGATGGAGCGATGCCGTGATCAACAGCGCTCTGGTGCACGCCGACAACAACAGAACGCCACCTTCATCCGGGCCTCGAGCTAGCATTCAGAGTTCCATCCGCAGCTCTATCGACCAGCAGGGCATGCGACCTAGGCTGCCGGCGGACCGGGTACATATCAGTGATTGGGCGCCACCTCAGCAGAGTATGGCGGCCTCAACACTGCCCGAAGCCGAGCAGCTGAAAGCTTTACAAACGTACGTCAAGAATGTGGAGGATGACTTGTCGCGTCACAACGAGCTTCGACCTGCCATGATACTTGCGTTTTCCCCTCGCCATCCCAACGCAGCCAAGGCGATGGCCAACTGGGAACGCAAATCTTCTTATTTGTTACGGGAGATTGTGAAGTTCCGGACGTATATTGATTCGCTCCAAGCGGCAATAGATGCTAAGAACAAGATCTATGCAACTCGCGAAGAAGATGTCCCTTCATGAGCAGGATTTCGTCCACCGAAACGTTAAGAAATCCTTCATGTTGTGTCTCAGCGCCTTATAGGGCCTTCTGTCGGTCTTCATTCACCCCTACCTACCCTTACCTAGAATCAGGCATCATGTTCCGCAGATATGCCTCCATGCCACGACACTTGTCTTCATTTCTGtattgtttttctttcctttttcttttctttctattttTCCCCTCCGTTCTCTGAGAGAATGATGAGCCCGATGTCATGGATATCACGATGGTTTGCTTGTgtctttccctcttttgCCTTTTCTTAAGGGTCGGTATGAGTTGTCTTTTTGATGTAAAATATCTAGATTTTTAATATACAAAATTCTTCCGAAGCTCTATAGATTTGAATGACCTGTCAATAAGAAGAAATAAGAATATAACGAGCCTTTGGAAGTAAAGAGCGTGACATTGTCTGACTGGTCACAATTCCACTGGCAGTagacaaccaccaccaggtCACCACGtcaggagggaaaaggaaacTATACACAtcattctcctcctgcaATCCCTTGCTTCTTAACCacctcattctcatcatttCACCCACCCATTGCTGCCGTCTATAAGTATCAGAGCCATTGCATGGATCCAATGCGGCTGTCAAGAACATGATTTTTTTTGCTGAATAGAGAGGCAGCAATCTATTTATTGTTTTGTTGACACTGTCGAAGAACTCATCCCGCCGACGAGGTGAGTTAATCGAAGCCCCGACGCCGTAAGGTAGCCATGAGAAATGAGCTCACAAATCATGATATCTATCTACCCGATCCATACTGATTCATTTCTTCAGGCGAATGTGGAGCAAGGAAAAGGCCTGTGTCACTGTGTGCCTAGACGCTGGATCCAATCCGCCAACGTCAGTCCAAAACCGACTAGACTAATTGGACTAAACcataataaaaataataataataataacaacaaTAATACGACTGTCACCATGTCGACCAATTCCGACCTTTCGCCGCCGTCCTCTCCGTCTCCGATCTTCCAAATCACTCACTGCGCGCAGTCGAATCTCCTCCCGTCGTGCGTGTCGATACCTGACGCCTTTGATACAGACGACGAAGTGTTCGCATCGGTGGAGGAGTTTTGTAACCCTTTTGATTTGATGGTGCAGGACACCACATGGGCAGATCCGCCCCTCGGCGGCAGCACAACAATGGACGAAGCTCACGATACAGACAGCGAGGTTTACCATACCCAAGATGAGACGACGCTCGATTTAGGCCGAGATGACGATCCCACCTCCACGATCGATCCTTCGGACCATGACGATTCGAATATATCCCACCTCCCTCCCTTACCCGATCACGATGACAGTAGCTTGTTCCTCTccagcgaggatggagaccATGAGCGCGCTGAGAACCAGACCCTcttggaagagaaagagatgcGGAGGAAATTGATGGACATGGAGTCGAGTTTCTTACCGGAGCCCTCGACAATCGAGGTCGCTCCTTCGAACCAGGCGGCGGGTATCGGCGACACTCTGTTGCAAGATAACTGTGATAATGCGCATGAGCCGGCAGCATCTGAGACCAACCAGTCCTTCATGACAGCGGACAATACGAGCCCCGACTTGATATCCACTGGCAAGGAGGTGTCGGTTCCGCAAACTCCGAGTTTGGGTCCTCATGACGATTCTACCATGGGCCTGGATGCTACGCCCACTACCGTGCCGCAACATCATGGAGATGACACAACCGCGTTGGAGGCGATATCTTCGTCGCCAGCAGCAGACGCGGCGGCGCGATCGTCGGCCAGAGTACAATCTACCTTCTCGGAGGGTTCGCAGTCAACCAACAGGGATGGCCAAGAAGAGGCTGACCACTCTACGACACTTGACCTGACTCGCTCCATGCAGGCGGCTAATCTAAGTACACAGACAAGTTTTCGAAGCTCATCGTTGGAACGCCCGAGACTCTTTCAGAACGAGAGTGCCCAGGATGCAGAAGCAGCCTCCCGCACAAGCAGTCGAAGGAGCAACAGGCCGAAATACTTGAACAGTCGCCAGTCATCGCATCGTCTCTCTTATTCGTCCGTCGCCAGTAACAACACAGAGATTACCAATAACGATGCGACGCTGGGCGCGGACTACGCCCTTCAGTCCGGTGGCGCGGTCCCAGGCAACTCTCATCCTGCGCAAGGTGACCCTCGCAACAACCTAACGAGATCTGTTAGCTTAGGCAGCATGGCTTCCGGCATTTCTAGCTTGAGTGAAGAGAATGTCATGGAGAGGAGAAATCCCTCTGCCGTTGCCGAGGGTGGCCTGCAGACCCtgactgaggaagaaggcataTCGCAGTCGCGGCCCGGCTCAGCTCAGcagcagtcgcagtcgcagccgcagccgcaccAAGAACGCCAATCGCCCACGTTAGGGGATGATCTAGGGCCGATGACACCAAAGGT contains the following coding sequences:
- a CDS encoding Sec7 domain protein, which encodes MNRPARSSSIRKDAHTNRSPPRTPPSQASNCKTFKRGLRPRPSLRETFLDDTNPADNANNSSNDSSEERDPHDLSLSPKHAARTSIVDNMLLSLDQFTFSTGNSILDDYRLFNSVFESELYGRNSQESAGPNRYRGHTFSSSLSSEADFGYDDSSTRYGTQPASAARGRRSNSSSQYHSSLGRFGSTRSREGTNSRGQLNDYRAVTGADQTTRGTRKSSKASSSTNLDFGSALIRGRADSSGERRSASFDYGTRPPFISTDFDSTFYDSTDAAPTPSVPAGPRKLHSSAQNDYVGVLNSQSSRTPVASRRNSIKSSRTNHARTIRQDTIGTSSILRGADSELANLTDDGLDPPPAISASLDPPAPSPTISFNKPAMLASPDSTPAKERQGFFRRVFGSSKNTASGPSESIQSDSTLPQENDPKETIAAGGSLRSRRQPLRTNVPGANALREGQPHVVNKKSSFFRRRKKSISTTDNLPPPIILPQELGPKAVEILKPEPSPVSSLRKVMNPYLADGIGAACDKSNSGPIRVAGAGPADNMDPILTSARNEKENVSTAPAKGGQTSKYSLYPPPTAGSGHDTSFLMNSSGDEESTARTAEMDSTSSVDRKQEKVAVEDALNSSEGDKGGHTTDGTSHIMIPTTTKSAPALSPVVESISPASVSPLEDSEYLTTETAAVNSATRTAGHRQRSSSGGDQRPQPSKLSIPAMKADASSQVSPADSDEFFTAANTPAVPSEDPKTPQIIEDIAECSDDDSSGGPSSSDRDQAKRLFDSQDQVVGNEPAAAWLGDPGRASIRAAYMELFDWSNMNILAALRSLCTRLVLKGETQQVDRVLDAFSTRWCQCNPRHGFKAVDVVHTICYSLLLLNTDLHLADIEQKMTKNQFVRNTMPTIRRVAVEAAPDGFETSRPVNRSKLSTQESASSPGPSQQNSSNNPEASNADTDRPSHPPHKLVNRLSRTDLSIKLSGDPESDVGPLVNAPFNGSMRLWEQQVETVLRDFYSSVQKQKLPLHGAATDKDGPQPQSSNLLGPGTNHHGLRRSPSTISKSGSDIFPRGRSADSRYGTARWSSKPRSRARLYPPSTMGSSRTSLDDQSSLWSPSASSTWSKYSLGKLTSASVDSFGSDYPRGDYQQSIGFANALSQAIIREDSAHSITSVEEEGTAHLLEDETLQLAGAPWAKEGSLKHKQHLDSVDKRAKDRNWNECFAVIQQGWMRLFSFSNAAKTPRQKPKQRPHGGVVVGGGNWTENAQELWKFLLRHTIASALPPPGYSKSRPHVWALSLPTGAVHLFQAGTPEIVREFVSSANYWSARLSKEPLVGGISNIEYGWSDAVINSALVHADNNRTPPSSGPRASIQSSIRSSIDQQGMRPRLPADRVHISDWAPPQQSMAASTLPEAEQLKALQTYVKNVEDDLSRHNELRPAMILAFSPRHPNAAKAMANWERKSSYLLREIVKFRTYIDSLQAAIDAKNKIYATREEDVPS